From the Candidatus Poribacteria bacterium genome, the window TGATTCTTGGTGGCACCGGAAATATCAGCCGTGGCATTGTCGCAGCGCTGCGCAAGCGGAATCACGAGGTGGTGATGTTCAATCGTGGGCAGCACCCAGATACACCCCCACCGGATATACAAGTCATTCACGGAGATAGGCAGGATCGCGACGCTTTTGAGAGCAGGATGCACGCTGAGAAGTTCGACGCCGTCATCGACATGATCTCTTATAACGCTGACGATGCCGCCTCTGCCCTACGAGCGTTTCGTGGACGGGTGGACGGATTCGTCCACTGTTCAACGGTGATGACCTACGGGCCGCCGTTTCCGTTTAGCGGTGTCAACATCCCTGAAACCGCGCCGCTGAATGGCACATCTGAATACGGGCGCGGCAAAATCGCTGCGGACCAACTACTCTTGGATGCCCATGCCGAAGACGGTTTTCCTGTGACAATCTTCAAGCCGTCCTACACGCACGGTCCCGGAATGGAGGTGCATCGACAGGTGGGGGGCGACGGGAGTTGGATCGACCGCCTGCGTAAAGGCAAGCCGATCCTCTCAGCAGGAGATGGACTGAACTATTTCCAATTTCTCGCATCGCGGGACGCAGGGGTCGGATTTGCAGAAGCACTCGGCAGGTCCGAATGCCTCGGTCAAGTTTACAACATCGTCCACCCACAGGCACGGACATGGGACGAATGGCACCATACCGTCGCCCAGGCGTTGGACGTCGAAGCCGAAATCGTGCATGTTTCCCAAGAAACGCTCATCGCCATTTCGCCGGAACGGTTCAGAGGGTTAAGCGGAAACTTCGGTCATACACAGATCTATACCGGTGCGAAACTCGCCAGAGACATCCCCGAATTTCAGCCGGAGACGCCGGCTGTGGAGA encodes:
- a CDS encoding NAD-dependent epimerase/dehydratase family protein: MKVLILGGTGNISRGIVAALRKRNHEVVMFNRGQHPDTPPPDIQVIHGDRQDRDAFESRMHAEKFDAVIDMISYNADDAASALRAFRGRVDGFVHCSTVMTYGPPFPFSGVNIPETAPLNGTSEYGRGKIAADQLLLDAHAEDGFPVTIFKPSYTHGPGMEVHRQVGGDGSWIDRLRKGKPILSAGDGLNYFQFLASRDAGVGFAEALGRSECLGQVYNIVHPQARTWDEWHHTVAQALDVEAEIVHVSQETLIAISPERFRGLSGNFGHTQIYTGAKLARDIPEFQPETPAVESVTENIAWMDRHNRVPDSDADDLEDRIIEAVRDLPTRLS